A genomic segment from Fibrobacter sp. UWR4 encodes:
- the argC gene encoding N-acetyl-gamma-glutamyl-phosphate reductase, with the protein MFKVFVDGEAGTTGLQIYDRLAKRNDIEVLRISQELRKDIAERQRLINESDVTFLCLPDAAAMESAALCTNPDTCIIDASTAHRVNPDWTYGMPELSAEQREAISKAKRIANPGCHATGFILGVHPLVASGILPRSANLAAYSITGYSGGGKKLIAEYEEEAALSHKAGESLPIMTPAPYALALSHKHIPEMKKYCELENTPFFNPVLGPYYKGMAVTVAIFANQLTKKVGPQDLTDILKEHYAGSNFVTVMPYEATPAETPALINGRLNPTICNNTNNACIQVFGNENIMQVTTIIDNLGKGASGAAIQNMNIALGLEETLGL; encoded by the coding sequence ATGTTCAAAGTTTTCGTTGATGGCGAAGCTGGTACTACCGGTCTTCAGATTTATGATCGTCTTGCAAAGCGTAACGACATCGAAGTTCTGCGCATTTCCCAGGAGCTGCGTAAGGATATCGCCGAACGCCAGCGCTTGATCAATGAATCCGACGTGACCTTCCTGTGTCTGCCAGACGCAGCCGCCATGGAAAGTGCCGCCCTCTGCACCAACCCGGACACCTGCATTATCGATGCATCTACCGCCCACCGTGTAAACCCGGATTGGACCTACGGTATGCCGGAACTTTCTGCAGAACAGCGCGAGGCTATCAGCAAGGCTAAACGCATTGCCAATCCTGGCTGTCACGCCACAGGTTTCATCCTGGGCGTGCATCCCCTTGTTGCAAGCGGAATTCTGCCTAGGTCCGCAAACTTGGCTGCCTACAGCATCACCGGCTATTCTGGCGGTGGCAAGAAACTTATCGCCGAATACGAAGAAGAAGCCGCTCTTAGCCACAAGGCTGGAGAATCCCTCCCCATCATGACTCCGGCACCTTATGCCCTGGCTCTTAGCCACAAGCACATTCCCGAAATGAAGAAGTACTGCGAACTTGAAAATACGCCCTTCTTCAATCCGGTGCTTGGCCCCTACTATAAGGGCATGGCAGTAACGGTTGCCATCTTTGCAAACCAGCTGACCAAGAAGGTGGGCCCTCAGGACCTGACCGATATTTTGAAGGAACACTATGCGGGTTCCAACTTCGTTACGGTTATGCCTTACGAGGCCACACCGGCAGAAACCCCGGCACTGATCAATGGTCGACTGAACCCGACCATCTGCAACAACACAAACAACGCCTGCATCCAGGTTTTCGGCAACGAGAACATCATGCAGGTCACCACCATCATCGACAATCTGGGTAAGGGCGCCAGCGGTGCCGCCATCCAGAACATGAACATCGCCCTG
- a CDS encoding YchJ family protein produces the protein MADLCPCGSGKEYCECCEPIIKQTALAASPEALMRSRYTAYAKHEIAWLKESLEATQRSDFDEASVEAWSRESEWLGIEIKQTKTEEEKNIGWVEFVAKFKQGNITRDHHELGEFHKVGGAWFFYDGRAVKQETIRKTGPDVGRNDPCPCGSGKKYKKCCGAGK, from the coding sequence CGAACCTATCATCAAGCAGACTGCTCTTGCTGCTTCTCCCGAAGCACTGATGCGTTCTCGCTACACTGCATATGCCAAGCACGAAATTGCATGGTTGAAGGAATCCCTGGAAGCTACTCAGCGTTCCGACTTTGACGAAGCAAGCGTCGAAGCATGGAGCCGCGAATCCGAATGGCTGGGCATCGAAATCAAGCAGACCAAGACCGAAGAAGAAAAGAACATCGGTTGGGTCGAATTCGTTGCAAAGTTCAAGCAGGGCAACATCACCCGCGACCATCACGAACTGGGCGAATTCCACAAGGTTGGCGGCGCATGGTTCTTCTATGACGGCCGAGCAGTCAAGCAGGAAACCATCCGCAAGACTGGTCCGGATGTTGGCCGTAACGATCCGTGCCCCTGCGGTTCCGGCAAGAAGTACAAGAAGTGCTGCGGCGCTGGTAAGTAA